One Cryptomeria japonica chromosome 9, Sugi_1.0, whole genome shotgun sequence genomic window carries:
- the LOC131048285 gene encoding uncharacterized protein LOC131048285 isoform X1, which yields MLPPHPSFSSQEDCRKLVRILQETQPKAAIAYPAYISRVIKKNDANEMGTLLKKMQWISLVSLFKANPQEKLLTNGGGERKYSGCKAEDLFLIQYTYGATGSPKPIMITAGYVAHNVRAARKAYDYEPWSVIVSWLPQYHDCGLMFLLLTIVCAATYILTSPFMFIKRPILWLEMVSKYKATCTPVPSFSLPLVQNYMSSGSNRKPHVKLNLETLRNLIVINEPIYGSVVESFVKKFSVFGLSASAMGPSYGLAENCTFVSTARGSNISQAPTYRGLLPCATIVSNTISVIT from the exons ATGCTTCCTCCTCATCCATCCTTCTCTTCTCAG GAGGATTGCCGTAAACTTGTAAGGATACTGCAAGAGACTCAACCGAAGGCTGCCATAGCTTATCCTGCCTATATTTCAAGAGTCATAAAGAAGAATGATGCTAATGAAATGGGTACTTTGTTGAAGAAAATGCAGTGGATATCACTGGTATCTTTATTCAAAGCCAATCCACAAGAGAAATTATTAACTAATGGAGGAGGTGAGAGAAAGTACAGTGGATGTAAAGCAGAAGACCTATTTTTGATACAGTACACTTATGGTGCAACAGGCAGCCCCAAGCCAATCATGATAACAGCAGGATATGTAGCACACAATGTAAGAGCAGCAAGAAAAGCCTATGATTATGAACCATGGAGTGTTATTGTTTCATGGCTTCCTCAGTACCATGACTGTGGCCTCATGTTCCTTCTCCTAACCATTGTTTGTGCTGCAACCTATATTTTAACTTCTCCATTCATGTTCATCAAGAGGCCAATCTTGTGGCTGGAAATGGTAAGCAAATACAAGGCTACCTGCACACCAGTGccatctttttctcttcctcttgtgCAAAACTACATGAGCAGTGGATCTAATAGAAAACCACATGTCAAACTGAATCTAGAAACCCTAAGAAATCTTATAGTGATTAATGAACCTATATATGGTAGTGTTGTGGAAAGCTTTGTGAAGAAATTTTCGGTATTTGGTCTGAGTGCTTCTGCCATGGGTCCATCCTATGGACTTGCAGAAAACTGTACATTTGTGTCCACTGCACGGGGATCCAATATAAGCCAAGCTCCTACTTACAGAGGTCTTTTGCCTTGTGCAACCATTGTTTCTAATACTATATCAGTcattacataa
- the LOC131048285 gene encoding uncharacterized protein LOC131048285 isoform X2 — protein sequence MGTLLKKMQWISLVSLFKANPQEKLLTNGGGERKYSGCKAEDLFLIQYTYGATGSPKPIMITAGYVAHNVRAARKAYDYEPWSVIVSWLPQYHDCGLMFLLLTIVCAATYILTSPFMFIKRPILWLEMVSKYKATCTPVPSFSLPLVQNYMSSGSNRKPHVKLNLETLRNLIVINEPIYGSVVESFVKKFSVFGLSASAMGPSYGLAENCTFVSTARGSNISQAPTYRGLLPCATIVSNTISVIT from the coding sequence ATGGGTACTTTGTTGAAGAAAATGCAGTGGATATCACTGGTATCTTTATTCAAAGCCAATCCACAAGAGAAATTATTAACTAATGGAGGAGGTGAGAGAAAGTACAGTGGATGTAAAGCAGAAGACCTATTTTTGATACAGTACACTTATGGTGCAACAGGCAGCCCCAAGCCAATCATGATAACAGCAGGATATGTAGCACACAATGTAAGAGCAGCAAGAAAAGCCTATGATTATGAACCATGGAGTGTTATTGTTTCATGGCTTCCTCAGTACCATGACTGTGGCCTCATGTTCCTTCTCCTAACCATTGTTTGTGCTGCAACCTATATTTTAACTTCTCCATTCATGTTCATCAAGAGGCCAATCTTGTGGCTGGAAATGGTAAGCAAATACAAGGCTACCTGCACACCAGTGccatctttttctcttcctcttgtgCAAAACTACATGAGCAGTGGATCTAATAGAAAACCACATGTCAAACTGAATCTAGAAACCCTAAGAAATCTTATAGTGATTAATGAACCTATATATGGTAGTGTTGTGGAAAGCTTTGTGAAGAAATTTTCGGTATTTGGTCTGAGTGCTTCTGCCATGGGTCCATCCTATGGACTTGCAGAAAACTGTACATTTGTGTCCACTGCACGGGGATCCAATATAAGCCAAGCTCCTACTTACAGAGGTCTTTTGCCTTGTGCAACCATTGTTTCTAATACTATATCAGTcattacataa